In Paeniglutamicibacter kerguelensis, one genomic interval encodes:
- a CDS encoding ABC transporter permease — MSLAKHELPHELPAGDPVLAGHSANPRALGGSHAWATRLQLAFPVLVLGFFVLAAIVPSWLAPFDPLAINPADAFSPPGPGHLLGTDESGRDIYSRIIYGSRPSLLIGAAATAIGLGLALVLGTVAGFGGRWLDAGVGRILEVLFALPGLLLALVFIALAGPGVGTTVIAVGLTTAPGYARLIRGQLVALRNSPMVEAATVLGRSRAGILTTHLLPNALAPIAVLGTLGLGQAVLWAASLSFLGLGAPPPAPEWGAMLSAGRTYLSLAWWMTFFPGLAIVLVAAAATVLSRLLNKGGGKR, encoded by the coding sequence ATGAGCCTGGCCAAACACGAACTGCCGCACGAGCTGCCAGCCGGCGACCCGGTGCTCGCCGGGCACAGCGCGAATCCGCGGGCCCTCGGCGGTTCGCACGCGTGGGCCACCCGGCTGCAGCTGGCCTTCCCGGTGCTGGTGCTCGGCTTCTTTGTGCTCGCCGCCATCGTTCCTTCCTGGCTGGCCCCCTTCGACCCGCTGGCCATCAACCCCGCCGACGCGTTTTCTCCCCCGGGCCCCGGACACCTGCTGGGCACCGACGAGTCGGGGCGCGACATCTATTCGCGCATCATCTACGGCTCGCGGCCCTCGCTGCTGATCGGCGCCGCTGCAACGGCCATCGGGCTGGGCCTGGCGCTGGTCCTGGGCACGGTTGCCGGCTTCGGCGGCCGCTGGCTGGACGCCGGGGTCGGGCGCATCCTCGAGGTGCTCTTCGCGCTGCCCGGGCTGCTGCTGGCCCTCGTGTTCATCGCCCTGGCTGGGCCAGGCGTGGGCACCACCGTCATCGCCGTCGGGCTGACCACTGCGCCCGGGTACGCGCGGCTGATCCGCGGCCAGCTGGTCGCGCTGCGCAACTCGCCCATGGTGGAGGCCGCCACGGTGCTGGGACGCAGCCGCGCAGGGATCCTCACCACGCACCTGCTGCCCAATGCGCTGGCCCCGATCGCGGTGCTCGGCACGCTGGGCCTGGGCCAGGCCGTTCTCTGGGCCGCCTCGCTGAGCTTCCTGGGCCTCGGAGCCCCGCCGCCGGCACCCGAATGGGGCGCGATGCTCTCCGCCGGGCGCACCTACCTGTCCCTGGCGTGGTGGATGACGTTCTTCCCCGGCCTGGCCATCGTGCTGGTCGCCGCGGCCGCCACGGTGCTCTCGCGCCTGCTGAACAAGGGCGGCGGCAAGCGATGA